The Medicago truncatula cultivar Jemalong A17 chromosome 4, MtrunA17r5.0-ANR, whole genome shotgun sequence genome includes a region encoding these proteins:
- the LOC11438113 gene encoding pentatricopeptide repeat-containing protein MRL1, chloroplastic, with product MDVNKLFSNQRSLRLISPLFVSSSRTSFLGCNHSLKPPTSSSSSSASSLRSPNKRNKLGLLRLHSPRFVFKAALNSQLIVVVVVVTLSAVSWIHFTLNNKKKKNLNQGHAKYALSPQGSNVANQVIDNQILGFPEFQRDNTLNEIGKLNDLNGKDNHVFEDQEVHLQFLQSSMVQETAMKTRTLDSSSSVLDSSVNGNSVLDSSVNGNSSFSVNGNSSEVLEEPFLSVTFQSNSLASIAFAEEMTLQVEESQDVADSALELPLSEVKPEHNTSSVGLDKALDTINGHTKEKIDLHAIKSNVIFGESVREGLYMFYDDNNLASESMTPLSSIKSLSPSTSFVNSTELSSAIRNISLDGLGLSADISLQNAEYVEGAAKISSPKEGYPPQHTSKKLRKSSRYVRDMERNYMDHNNNNVLPQSSHVRVHVDQRNDQIRVHDGLKVDPSKHLSKYNNLLKAGRLCECVELLKDMEMKGLLDMTKVYHAKFFNICKKQKAVNEAFDYVRLIPNPTLSTFNMLMSVCASSQDSEGAFQVIQLLKDARLDPDCKLYTTLISTCGKCGKVDLMFEVFHKMVNSGVEPNVHTYGALIDGCARAGQVAKAFGAYGIMRSKNVKADRVVFNALIAACAQSGAMARAFDVIAEMEAEIQPIVPDHVTFGTLMKACAKAGQVERAREVYKMIQQYNIKGSSEVYTIAINSCSQTGDWEFARSVYDDMTQKGVLPDEMFMSALIDVAGHAKKLEAAFDILQQARKEGVQIGIMTYSSLMGACSKAKNWQRALELYEYLKSLKLVQTVSTVNALLTALCDGDQFQKALEVLSEMKGLGLCPNSITFSILIVASEKKDDMEAAQMLLSQAKKDGAAPTLIMCRCIIGMCLRRFEKACLVGETVLSFDSGRPQVNNEWTSLALMVYRETIGAGEKPTSQILSQVLGCLKFPYDTYVRNRLVENLGVTAESSKTSNLCSLIDGFGEYDPRAFSILEEAASYGVVPSVSLKMNPIVIDAKELDAFTAEVYLLTILKGLKHRLAAGAKLPNIIILLPVEETKLLSPEGEKTIILAERGGQAVAALFRRLHIPYQGSESNGKLRINSLGLIKWYQPKLASPFGGFQGDWSSTQLRLGKNISNQQRNIRTGNLSLD from the exons AACCACAGTCTCAAACCACctacatcttcatcttcatcttcagctTCATCACTTCGTTCTCCAAATAAACGGAACAAGTTAGGACTTCTTCGTCTTCATTCTCCGCGGTTTGTATTCAAAGCTGCTTTAAACTCTCaacttattgttgttgttgtcgttgttacTTTATCTGCTGTTTCTTGGATTCATTTCACTCTTaacaataagaaaaagaagaatctCAACCAG GGACATGCAAAATATGCCTTATCACCACAAGGAAGTAATGTTGCGAACCAGGTCATTGATAACCAGATTCTTGGTTTTCCAGAATTTCAAAGGGATAACACACTGAATGAAATTGGGAAGTTAAATGATCTTAACGGAAAGGACAACCATGTTTTTGAGGACCAAGAGGTCCACCTTCAATTTTTGCAATCTTCTATGGTGCAGGAAACAGCCATGAAGACTCGGACATTAGATTCATCATCATCTGTTCTTGACTCTAGTGTCAATGGTAACTCTGTTCTTGACTCTAGTGTTAATGGTAACAGTTCCTTTAGTGTCAATGGTAACAGTTCTGAGGTATTAGAGGAGCCTTTTTTGTCTGTGACTTTCCAATCAAATTCATTGGCATCTATAGCTTTTGCTGAGGAAATGACTTTACAAGTGGAAGAAAGTCAAGATGTTGCTGACTCTGCTCTTGAGTTGCCTTTGAGTGAGGTCAAACCTGAGCATAACACTTCTTCTGTTGGTTTAGACAAAGCACTTGACACAATCAATGGCCAtactaaagaaaaaattgatcttCATGCCATCAAAAGCAATGTCATCTTTGGTGAATCTGTTAGGGAAGGGCTGTACATGTTTTATGATGACAATAATTTGGCATCTGAATCCATGACACCCCTGAGTAGTATCAAGTCATTATCTCCCAGTACTTCTTTTGTGAATAGCACAGAACTGTCATCAGCTATAAGAAATATCAGCCTGGATGGATTAGGATTATCTGCAGATATTTCTCTACAAAATGCAG AGTACGTTGAAGGAGCAGCTAAAATTTCCAGTCCCAAGGAAGGCTATCCTCCACAACATACAAGTAAAAAATTGAGGAAATCCAGCAGATATGTGAGAGACATGGAAAGGAACTATATGGATCACAATAATAACAATGTTTTGCCCCAGAGTTCCCACGTCAGGGTGCATGTTGATCAGAGAAATGATCAAATCAGGGTCCACGATGGTCTGAAAGTTGATCCTTCAAAGCATCTAAGCAAGTataataacttgctaaaagCTGGGAG GTTATGTGAATGTGTAGAATTGCTTAAAGATATGGAAATGAAGGGTTTACTAGATATGACAAAG GTTTATCATGCCAAGTTTTTCAACATCTGCAAGAAACAAAAAGCCGTAAATGAAGCCTTTGACTATGTTAGGCTTATTCCAAATCCAACATTGAGTACATTTAATATGCTTATGTCAGTGTGTGCAAGCTCCCAAGACTCAGAAG GGGCTTTCCAAGTTATTCAGCTTCTTAAGGATGCTCGACTAGATCCTGATTGCAAACTTTATACCACTCTAATATCAACTTGTGGCAAGTGTGGGAAAGTTGATCTAATGTTTGAA GTGTTTCACAAGATGGTTAATTCTGGAGTGGAACCTAACGTTCATACCTACGGGGCACTTATTGATGGTTGTGCTAGAGCTGGTCAAGTAGCTAAAGCATTTGGTGCTTATGGGATAATGAGGTCAAAG AATGTGAAGGCAGATCGTGTTGTTTTCAATGCACTTATAGCTGCATGTGCACAGTCTGGAGCAATGGCTCGTGCCTTTGATGTGATAGCAGAAATGGAAGCTGAAATACAGCCTATTGTGCCAGACCACGTAACTTTTGGCACATTGATGAAGGCATGTGCAAAGGCTGGTCAG GTTGAACGAGCACGTGAAGTGTATAAGATGATACAGCAATATAATATAAAGGGATCTTCAGAAGTTTACACAATTGCAATTAATTCTTGTAGTCAAACTGGAGATTGGGAATTTGCACGTAGTGTATACGATGACATGACCCAGAAAGGGGTGCTCCCTGATGAG ATGTTTATGAGTGCACTAATAGATGTTGCTGGACATGCTAAAAAGCTGGAGGCTGCCTTTGATATACTACAACAAGCTCGGAAAGAAGGAGTACAGATTGGAATAATGACATATAGCTCATTGATGGGCGCCTGTAGCAAG GCAAAAAATTGGCAGAGAGCATTGGAGCTATACGAATATCTTAAATCTCTTAAGTTGGTACAAACAGTTTCAACTGTTAATGCTTTGCTCACTGCACTTT GTGATGGGGATCAATTTCAGAAGGCTTTGGAGGTTTTATCTGAAATGAAAGGATTAGGATTGTGCCCAAACAGTATCACATTCTCAATACTTATAGTGGCAAGTGAGAA GAAGGATGATATGGAAGCTGCTCAAATGCTCCTTTCTCAAGCCAAAAAGGATGGTGCAGCACCTACTCTCATCATGTGTCGATGCATAATTG GAATGTGCCTGCGAAGATTTGAGAAGGCTTGTCTTGTTGGTGAAACTGTTTTATCTTTTGACTCAGGGCGGCCACAAGTTAATAATGAATG GACATCACTGGCTTTAATGGTGTATCGCGAAACAATAGGAGCTGGTGAAAAGCCTACAAGTCAAATATTGTCACAAGTTCTGGGATGCTTGAAATTCCCTTATGATACATATGTGAGAAATAGACTTGTTGAGAACCTGGGAGTAACTGCTGAAAGCTCAAAAACTTCAAACCTCTGTTCGTTGATAGATGGGTTTGGCGAATATGATCCTCGCGCTTTTTCAATACTTGAG GAAGCTGCTTCATATGGAGTTGTTCCATCTGTATCACTTAAAATGAATCCAATTGTTATCGATGCTAAAGAGTTGGATGCTTTTACTGCTGAG GTATACCTCTTAACTATTTTGAAAGGTCTCAAGCATCGACTAGCAGCAG GTGCAAAACTACCCAATATAATCATTTTACTGCCTGTAGAAGAAACAAAACTTTTGTCTCCGGAAGGGGAAAAGACTATTATACTTGCAGAAAG AGGTGGCCAAGCAGTTGCAGCGTTGTTTAGAAGGCTTCATATTCCTTACCAGGGTAGTGAATCAAATGGGAAACTTAGAATAAACAGTCTGGGCTTGATAAAATGGTATCAGCCAAAGCTTGCATCTCCATTCGGCGGTTTCCAAGGTGATTGGAGCTCAACCCAATTACGACTCGGCAAAAATATTAGCAATCAGCAACGAAACATTCGAACTGGAAATCTATCTCTGGACTAA